The following DNA comes from Curtobacterium sp. 9128.
GGTGCGACCCGGATCGTCATCAGCGACCTCGTCCCCGAACGCCGTGAGCGCGCGCTGTCCTACGGCGCCACCGAGGTCGTCGACCCCACCGTGGTCTCCGTCGCCTCGGACATCGCGCCCGTCGACGCCTTCATCGACGCCAGCGGTGCGCCGCGTGCGGTGTCGGACGGCATCAAGGCGGTCGGTCCAGCCGGTGCCGCGGTGCTCGTCGGACTCGGGAACTCCGAGATGACGCTGCCCGTCGAGCACATCCAGAACCTCGAGGTCACCGTCACCGGGATCTTCCGGTACACGGGCACGTGGCCGGTTGCGATCGGGCTCGTCGCATCGGGGCAGGTCGACCTCGACTCGCTCGTCACCGGACGGTTCGGGCTCGACCAGGTCCGCGAGGCGCTCGAGAGCGACACCGACCCGGACTCCCTGAAGTCGGTCGTCTACCCGAACGGCGTCCCCGCCGCCTGATGCGCAGCGCCCACCCATCGGACGGGAGGCTCGGTGCGAGCCCGCCCCGAGCCTCCCGTCCGGAGCGTGACCGGTCACGACACACCGTGTGCGTGCCGCCGTGCGGTCGGTGAGCGTCGCTGGGCGACGCCCTGGCCGACGGTTCTCGACCGGTCGGCGGACCTGAGCGGGGTGTCTCGACCGCTCGCGACCGGTCGTCCGGCACGCGCCCCGGAACGGGGGCACCGGCGGGACACCAGGACGCGCTACGGTTCGCCCATGACCGTCGTGCCCCCGCCGCAGCGCACCGATCGTCGCGCCCTCGTCTCCTGGGCACTCTGGGACTGGGGCTCTGCTGCGTTCAACGCCGTCGTCACCACGTTCGTGTTCAGCACGTACCTGGCGAGCCGCGCGTTCGTCGACCCGGCCCTCGTCGCGGCCGCGGACTCCTCGGCCACCGCGGCACGTGCCGTGGAACGCGAGCTCGCCCACAACGCAGCCGTGGTGTCGACGGCCCTCACGATCGCCGGCATCGTCGTCGCGCTGGTCGCACCCGCCGTCGGCCGGCTCGCGGACTCGTCCGGACACCGCCGGCGGTCGGTGCTCATCGCCACGATCGGCGTCGCGCTGTCGATCGGTGCGATGGTGTTCGTCGCACCGAGCCAGCCGTACCTGGTGCTCGGTGCAGCGCTCATCGGCATCGGGACCGTCGCGTACGAGATCGCCTGCGTCGGCTACAACGCCATGCTCGGCCAGGTCGCACCGGGTCCCCGGACCGGCCGGGCATCGGCGATCGGCTGGGCGGCCGGCTACTTCGGCGGCATCGTCCTGCTCGTGCTGCTGCTCGTGCTCTGCATCCAGGACTTCGGCGGCGGTGACACGGCCGGACTCCTGAACCTGCCGGCGACCGTCGCGTCCGGGCAGTGGGACGTCCGCGTGGCGATCGGCATCGCCGCGGTGTGGCTCGCGGTGAGCTCGATCCCGCTGTTCCTCGTCGTCCCCGAGGCGGAGCGTGCCCCCGACCAGCGCGGGAACCTGTTCTCCGCCTACCGCGACCTCGGCCGGGACATCGCGCGGCTCTGGCGCGAGCGCCGGAACGTGCTCGCGTTCCTCATCGCCAGCGCGGTGTTCCGCGACGGCGTCGGCGCGGTCTTCACCTTCGGCGGCATCATCGCCGCGCAGGTGTTCGGGTTCAGCGCGTCCGGCGTCATCATGTTCGCGATCGTCGCCAACGTCGTCGCGGGCATCTCCACGGCGCTGTCCGGCCGGCTGGACGACCGGTTCGGCTCCCGGGCGATCATCATGGTGTCGCTCGTCGGGCTGGCGGTCTGCGGCCTCGCGGTGCTGTTCGTCGGCACGGCGCAGATCGGCTTCTGGGTGCTCGGCCTGGCCCTGTGCATGTTCGTCGGACCCGTGCAGTCCTCGTCGCGGGCCTACCTGGCGCGGCTCGCGACCCCCGGCCGCGAGGGCGAGCTCTTCGGCCTCTACGCCACGACCGGGCGTGCCGCTGCGTTCATCGCCCCGGCGATGTTCGGCATCGCGGTGACGATCGGCGGTTCGACGCGCTTCGGCATCATCGGCATCGTCGTGGTCCTGGTCGCCGGCCTGGTGCTGATGGCCTTCGTCAAGCGCGAGGACCCCGTGGCGCCCGCCGCGTAGGTGGTCGATTCGCGCGTAGGTAGTCGATTCGCGCGTAGGTGGCCCGATTTTCCGACCCCCTACGCGCGATTCCGCTTTCCATCGCGCGTGACTTGGGTGCGAACGCACGCACGGACGGGAGGCGCGGTGCGGGTCGGACCCGCACCGCGCCTCCCGTCCTGGTCGCGTGCCGTCCTGCTGTTGCCTTGGTGCGTCGTGGCCGGGTGGGCCAGGATGGGGTGATGACCGACCAGCGGATCGCCGTCGTCGTCCTCGCCGCCGGGCAGGGCACGCGCATGAAGTCCTCGACCCCGAAGGTGCTGCACCGGCTCGCCGGACTGCCCCTCATCGCGCACGTCCTGCGGACGGCCGAGTCCCTCGAGCCGGAGCACATCGCCGTGGTCGTGCGGCACGAGCGCGACCTGGTCGCGGCCGAGGTCGCCGAACGCATGCCGGACGCCCTCGTGGTGGACCAGGACGAGGTCCCCGGGACAGGGCGCGCCGTCGAGGTCGCGGTCGCCGCGCTGCCCGCCGACTTCGACGGCGCCGTCGTGGTGCTCTCCGGCGACGTCCCGCTGCTCGACGCGGTGTCGCTCCGGCAGCTCGCCGACGTGCACGGGCGCACCGGCAACGCGGTCACGTTCGTCAGCGCCATCGCACCGGATCCGACCGGGCTCGGGCGGATCGTCCGCGACGACGCCGGCGCCTTCGTGGGCGTCGTGGAGCACAAGGACGCCACGGACGCGCAGCGGGAGATCACCGAGACCAACGCCGGCATCTACGCGTTCGACGCCGTGCACCTGCGTGCCGTGCTGCCGTCGCTGACCACGGCGAACGCGCAGGGCGAGAAGTACATCACCGACGCCCCGGCACTCATCGCCGCACGCGGCGGGCACATCGACGTCGTGACGCTCACCGACCCGTGGCTGGTCGCCGGGATCAACGACCGCGCGCAGCTGTCGGAC
Coding sequences within:
- a CDS encoding MFS transporter encodes the protein MTVVPPPQRTDRRALVSWALWDWGSAAFNAVVTTFVFSTYLASRAFVDPALVAAADSSATAARAVERELAHNAAVVSTALTIAGIVVALVAPAVGRLADSSGHRRRSVLIATIGVALSIGAMVFVAPSQPYLVLGAALIGIGTVAYEIACVGYNAMLGQVAPGPRTGRASAIGWAAGYFGGIVLLVLLLVLCIQDFGGGDTAGLLNLPATVASGQWDVRVAIGIAAVWLAVSSIPLFLVVPEAERAPDQRGNLFSAYRDLGRDIARLWRERRNVLAFLIASAVFRDGVGAVFTFGGIIAAQVFGFSASGVIMFAIVANVVAGISTALSGRLDDRFGSRAIIMVSLVGLAVCGLAVLFVGTAQIGFWVLGLALCMFVGPVQSSSRAYLARLATPGREGELFGLYATTGRAAAFIAPAMFGIAVTIGGSTRFGIIGIVVVLVAGLVLMAFVKREDPVAPAA
- the glmU gene encoding bifunctional UDP-N-acetylglucosamine diphosphorylase/glucosamine-1-phosphate N-acetyltransferase GlmU, which gives rise to MTDQRIAVVVLAAGQGTRMKSSTPKVLHRLAGLPLIAHVLRTAESLEPEHIAVVVRHERDLVAAEVAERMPDALVVDQDEVPGTGRAVEVAVAALPADFDGAVVVLSGDVPLLDAVSLRQLADVHGRTGNAVTFVSAIAPDPTGLGRIVRDDAGAFVGVVEHKDATDAQREITETNAGIYAFDAVHLRAVLPSLTTANAQGEKYITDAPALIAARGGHIDVVTLTDPWLVAGINDRAQLSDAGRELNARIVRAHQRAGVTIQDPASTWIDLDVSIEPDAEILPDTQLIGATAIASGAVVGPGTTLRDTEVGAGATVNRVDATLAVIGDGASVGPFAYLRPGTILGDQGKIGTFVETKNAKIGRGSKVPHLSYIGDAEIGEDSNIGANTITANYDGVHKHRTEVGSNVRTGSHNVFVAPVRIGDGAYTGAGTTVRKDVPAGSLAISYAPQRNTDGWVDEHRPGTPAAEAARRARGE